Genomic segment of Candidatus Binatia bacterium:
CTCGTAGAGCGATTCGATAACCGTCTTGAGGCGGGCGTACTGGCTGAAAATCGACTGGGGGTTCGGGTGCGTCATGTAGAAGTTCTGCGCGTTGATGACCTCTACGACCCGGCTCAGTTCCTCTTCCGTGGCAGCGATCTGCGCCTCGATGGTTGCCAGCTCGCGCGTCCGTTTCGCCGCTTCGCGGGCCGCCCGCTTCTCCGCCTCCCGATCGGGCGGCGTGGGCGCTGCGGTGCGCGAGTCCCGCGACAGCGCTGCCGTCACCGGCAGTCCAGCCGACCGCAGTGCGGTCGGCGCCAGCGGTGCCTGCGCCTCGCGTTCCTTGGCCCGCAGGTATTCATCGTAGTTACCCAGATAACGCACCGCCGTGCCATGCCCGACTTCGACGATCTCGTCGGGAAGGCGGTCGAGGAAGTAACGGTCGTGGGCGACGAATACCAACGTCCCCGCATATGCCAGCAGCGCCTCTAGCAGCACCTCCTTTGCGGCGAGGTCGAGATGGTTTGTCGGTTCGTCGAGCAGCAGGCAGTTGGTCGGGTGCAGCAGTAACGTCGCCAGCGCCAATCGGCTGCGCTCGCCGCCGCTGAGCACGCGCGTGGGTTTGAACACGGCATCGCCGCTGAAGAGGAAGGCGCCGAGAAAGGCTCGCACGAGAGGGACGAAGTCCAGCGGCGCGGCCGCGGTCACAACGTCGAGCACAGTCTTGTCCGGATCCATGCTGGCACCGCGGTCCTGGGCAAAATAGCTCAAGGAGACGTTGCTTCCGACTCGCCGTTCCCCCTGGTCGAGCGGCTCTGCACCAGCCAGCAACCGCATCAGCGTCGACTTGCCGGCTCCGTTCGGGCCGACCACGGCGACCTTGCGACCGCGCTCGATCGTCAGGTCGATGCCGGCGTAGACGCTCACCGACCCGTAGGCCTTCGCCGCGCCTCGCAATTCGAGAACCATCCGGCCGCTGCGCGGTGGCTGCGGAAAGCGGAAGTGCAGCGTCCGCATACCCTCCGGCGGCTCGAGCCTTGGGAGCTTCTCGAGCTGCTTGATGCGGCTCTGCACGAGCGCGGCTTTCGATGCCTGGTACCGGAACCGGTTGATGAAGCCCTGGATGCGTTCGATCTCTTCCTGCTGTTGGCGATACGCCTCCGTCTGCTGACGTATCCGCTCTTCGCGCTCGACGAGATAGTGGCTGTAGTCGCAGGTGAAGTCGGTCAGCTTACCACGCGACAGTTCGGTAATGCCGGTTACCGTCTGGTCGAGGAAATAGCGGTCGTGCGCGACCAGCAGGACCGTATGCGGGTACGCGCGCAGAAACCCCTCGAGCCAATCGCGTGCTTCGAGGTCGAGATGGTTCGTGGGTTCGTCGAGCAGGAGAAGCCGGGGCTTCTCCAGCAACAACTTGGCGAGCGCAATACGCATCTGCCAGCCGCCGGAGAACTCGCTGCAGTCGCGTTGCAGGTCGTCGGCGGTGAAGCCCAATCCGGCAAGTACCGCTTCCGCGCGGCTTTCCAGGTCGTAACTGCCGTGTGCGTCCCACGCCTCGCGCGCGGCTGCGTACTCCGTCATGAGGACTTCGTGGCGGGGGTCGTCGGCGCCGGTCTCGGCCAGCGCGGCTTCGATGCGCCCGCAAGCCGCGGCGATGGCGTGCACGTGTTCGAATGCGCTCATCGCCTCCGCCAGTACCGTCCGACCCGCGAGGCCGTAAACCTCTTGTGGCAGATAGCCTACGGTCGCGCCCTTCGGCAGGCTGAAGTTCCCGCCGTCGGGCTCCATCTCCCCGGCGATAATGCGGAGGAAGGTGGACTTACCGGATCCATTCGCGCCCACCATGGCCACGCGTGCCCCGGCGGGGACGAACCAATTGACCCCGGCAAGCACCACCTGGCCGCCGAAGGCCTTGCTCAGATTACTGACGGTCAACACCTGCGCTACACCCTTCGTGGGGGATGGTCGGTCGAGCGCCCGACCTCGCAGACCTAGCGAGCCGGAGCTGGCCCGGCAAGCGCGGTGGCAGTGGTGCGGTCAACCTTACGTTCCGCCGGACGAGCGGTAGCGCCCATAGGCCGCCTCCCAGTTTCGCCCGTCGTACTCCTCCACTGGCAACGCCGCCGCATCGACGTTGTCGAGACATCTGACGTTGACGTCAATCCGATCGGGATCGGAGCGCGGCACGTAGTAGGGAGCGACGCCGCAGACGCGGCAGAATAGGTGCTTGGCGGCACCCGTGTTGAAGGCGTACGTCACCAGGTCGTCAGCCCCCGCGAGGAGCCGGAAGACGCCCCGGGGTACGATCCAGTGCAGGTACGCCTTTTTGGTGCAGACCGAGCAGTTGCATACGACGACCTTCTCGGGTCGCGCCGCAACCTCGAAGCGTACCCGACCGCAGTGGCAGCCGCCCCGAGCGAAGGCATCGGACGAACTCATGAGGGCGTCTCCGACCGTGGCCTCTGTGCGCTCCGGCGAAGTCCTTCGGAACCGAATCGCGGCATGCCCGGGGCATCTAGCACGATTCACGAACTTCGCCGAGCACTGTGGACCCAATGGCCGCGCGCACGGCTCGACGACGGCGAGATCCGGTTGCCGCGCCCCGGCTCGGCGACCTAGAATGATTTTCAGGAGGCCGACCAGAATGCACGTCAGCATCAAGTGGTGCGTACCTTGAAACTATCTCCCCCGCGCGACCAGTTTGGCCGCGTCGTTGAAGCGCGAGTTCCGGGTCGAGGCTGAACTCATACGGGGTACGGGAGGCGTGTTCGATGTGCACGCCGACGGTAAGCTGATCTTCTCGAAGCACGAGCACGGTCGCTTCCCGAACGAAGGCGAGGTCGAGGCTTTGCTGCACGCAGCCGGCTACTGAAGGTGGTGGCCCGTCCGTGACCGACGAGGCAATCAAAGTACTGCTCGTTGAGGACGATCCGGCAGAGGCCGGACGTGCAAGGGAATACCTCGTTGACCGGTGTGCAACCCCGTTCGGGATCGTCGCCGTGGGCACGCTCGCCGCTGCGAGAGCACGCTTGGCCGAGGAACGGTTCGATGCCGTAGTGCTCGACCTCGATCTCCCCGACAGTCGTGGCCTGGACACGCTGACCCAGATCCGTAGCGTCGCCGGCGATGTGCCCATCGTGATTCTATCTGCCCTCGACAGCGAGGAGACCGGCGTGGCCGCAGTGCGTGCCGGGGCGCAGGAATACCTTGTCAAAGAGGACGTGCTCCGTGGGGTTCTTGCTCGCAGTGTGCAACAGGCGATCGCCCGCCGGGCCCTCCAGCAGGAGCTGACCCAACGCACGCAGCAGCTTGAAGCGGCAAATCGGCTCAAGGATCTGTTCGTTGACGTCATGCGACACGACTTGCTGGATCAGGTGGCCGCGATCCTTGGCGCCGCGGATCTGCTCCTGGCACACGAAGGTGACGACGAAAGTCAGGATCTGCTGCGCACCGTAGTGCAGCGCGCCGAGCGCCTTGCCGGCATCATTCGTGCCGCCACTCTGTACGCCAAACTGCAAGGGCCGGAGGAATTGCCGAAGGAACGGCTCGACCTCAGCGCTTTGATTCGCGCCGCGGTCGCGGAAGTTCGTCAGTTGGTGGCCGAAAAGCAGCAACGGGTGACCATTCGCTGTGCTCCCGAGTCGTACGCGATGGTCAACCCGATCCTGCAAAATGCCCTGGTACAACTGCTGCGCAACGCCGTGCGTTACTCCCCTCCGGGACGGCGCATCGACGTTTCGCTCGGGGAAGCGGATTTCGGTTACCGCATCGCGGTGACGGACTGGGGCGACGGTATACCGTCGCCAGAGCGCGAGAGCCTTTTCTCCCGTCTCGAGCGGCCTGACAGGGCCGCCGCCAAGGGCACCGGACTCGGCGTTGCGATCGTGAAGCGCGTCGCCGATCTGCACGGCGGCAGAGTCGGCGTGGCCGAGAATCCGGAGGGCGGCAGCGTCTTCACGATCGACCTGCCGCGGACATGACCGGCGCGAGAAGCGACTTTGTCCCGGGTCCTTCTCAGGAGGCGGTACGTCGGCCGCGCCACCTCAGCAGCGCGGCGCCGAGCACGCCGCTACCCATGAGGACCATCGTTGCCGGCTCGGGAACGGGACTATTGAGGAAGTCGCCGGAACGAACCTGGGTGCTCGCAAACGTTCCCGGGGCAGTGCCGGTTGCCCAGAACTGTAAACTGAAGCCACCGTGGTAGCCGACATTGGTCGGGAGCCCGAAGAACGACAGCAGGCCCGACTCCTTGACGTCCTGGTACCCGCCAGCGGCCACCTTGACGTTGCCGGCTCCAAACACCCTGGTGGTACCCGCGAAACTCCCGCTCAGCAGGGTGGTTCCAAGGGCGATCTCGAGGTTCCCGTCATTGTCGAAGTCCACACCGCCCACGATCTGCAAGCTGCCGCCGGGGCCAAACTCCCACCGTGCCGGGTTGGGCGAACCGGCAAAGGCGCCGGTGGTGAAGCTCAGGATGCAGTTGACGCAGGTGACCGTGGTTCCGTTGTTACTGGGAGTACTCAGTCCAACGATGTTATCGACGTCGATGCCGCTGCCGACGAGTGCGCCACCAGCGGTCGCATAACTAATGGTGCCCGTCGTGGGAGCGATGACGCCGAAATCGAGATACGGCATGGCGGTTGCGGGCGCGGACCACAGCAACAGCAGGGCGACGGCAGCAGTAGCGCCAAAGTGCCCGCGAGTTCCGGATGCCTCGCGCAGCCGTCCCGTCCCCGCACTCCGAGAGGCGATTGTGGATTTCATTTTACCCTCCGCACCTACGGGACGACCCTTTACAAGTCAACCGGAGTGGCGCGAGTTTAGCAAGCTCTAAATCTTGCCGGACGGAAGTGTAGACGCGCACCCGTAAGCCGGCATTGTTCATGCGGGGTGACTTGCCGACTGCGCGCTGCTTTGTGCCGGTTATAATTCCGTCCGCCGCAGGCGCAGCGCGTTGGCGACCACGGACACGGAGCTGAAACTCATCGCCGCGCTCGCCAGCATCGGGCTCAGTAACAGTCCAGCCGCCGGGTAGAGCACCCCGGCCGCAATCGGTACGCCCAGGGTGTTGTACACGAAGGCAAAAAACAGATTCTGCCGGATGTTGCGCATGGTGGCGCGACTCAGTCGCCGCGCCCGGGCGATGCCGCGCAGATCGCCGTTAACGAGCGTTATGCCGGCACTTTCAATAGCGACGTCGGTGCCCGTTCCCATGGCGATGCCAACATGAGCCTGAGCCAGGGCAGGGGCGTCATTCACCCCATCTCCGGCCATGGCGACAACGCGCCCCTCGCCTTGCAGGCGGACAACGATCTCGCGCTTCCGTGCCGGGAGTACCTCGGCCTCGAACGTGTCGATGCCGAGGCTTCTTGCGATTGCCGCGGCGCTGGTCGAACTGTCCCCGGTCAACATGACCACGCGGATGCCCTCGCGGTGCAGGAGGGCCAGCGCCTCGGGAGTCGATGGCTTCACCGGATCGGCGACACCGAGTAACCCCGCCGGTCTTCCATCGACCGCAACCATGACGACCGTCTGGCCAGAGCCGGCCAGATCTCGCCAGGCTTTAGCCAGTTCACCCGCGTCGATGCCGAGATCGGCGAACAGCCGGTCGTTTCCCAATGCCACGGGGCGACCACCGACCCTGCCGGCAACGCCCTTGCCGGGGACCGACCGGAAATCCGACGGTGCCGTCGTTGCAACACCCCGTGCCTCCGCCGCCGCCAGAACCGCCCCCGCCAACGGGTGTTCGCTACCGCGTTCGAGGCCGGCCGCGAAGGCCAGTAACGCATCCTCCTCCCAACCGTCGATCGCCACAATCGACTGTACCGCCGGCTTCCCCGCCGTCAGCGTGCCGGTCTTGTCCACGACCACGGTGTCGACCTTCTCGAGGATTTCGATGACCTCGGCATTCCTGATCAGTACGCCGGCCGTCGCGCCACGGCCGGTACCGACCATGATCGACATCGGCGTGGCCAACCCGAGCGCACACGGACAAGCGATGATGAGCACCGCAACCGCATTCACCAGCGCATAGGCGAGCCGCGGTTCGGGACCCAGGATGCTCCACACGAGAAAAGTGATCGTTGCGACGGCCAGCACCGCCGGTACAAAGTAGCCCGCGACCACATCGGCGGACCGCTGAATCGGGGCGCGGCTGCGCTGCGCCTGCGTCACCATGCGGACTATCTGGGCCAGCAACGTCTGTTGCCCAACCCGTTCCGCACGCATGACGAAGCTGCCCGTCCCGTTGACCGTTCCACCCGTGACTCGGCTCCCGACGGTCTTCTCCACCGGAATCGGCTCGCCGGTCACCATCGATTCGTCGATCGAGGTGCCGCCCTCGACCACGCTGCCGTCCACGGGGACCTTCTCCCCCGGACGCACGCGCAGGCGGTCATCGACCTTTACCGCCGCCAGCGGCACGTCCGCCTCGCTGCCGTCATCCTGGATGCGCCGCGCGGTCTTCGGGGCGAGACCGAGCAGCGCCCGAATCGCGCCACTGGTCCGCTGTCGGGCCCGCAGTTCGAGGACCTGACCGAAGAGGACGAGCGTGACAATTACGGCGGCGGCCTCGAAGTACACCGGCACCTGACCGCCGTGGCCGCGGAAGCCCGCCGGGAATGCGTGCGGAACGAGCGTGGCCAGAACGCTGTACGCGTACGCAACCCCGGTGCCGATAGCGATCAGGGTGAACATGTTGAGCCGCCGCGTGACCAGCGATGTCCAGCCGCGTTCGAAGAACGGCCAGCCCCCCCACAACACCACGGGCGTCGCCAGCAGGAACTGCACCCACAGCACCGTGGCCGCGCCGAGGGCGTGCTGCACCGGTTGGCCCGGGATCATGTCCGCCATGGCGAGCACGAACACCGGCAGGGTGACCGCGAGACTCGCCCAGAAGCGCCGGGTCATGTCGCGCAACTCGGGGTTACCCGCCTCCTCGACGGCTACCGTGCGCGGCTCCAGCGCCATGCCGCAGATCGGGCACGCGCCGGGTTCGGGGCGGACGATTTCGGGGTGCATCGGACAGACGTATTCGAGCCGCGTTGGCAGGCCGACTTCCTCGGGCTCGAGCGCCATTCCGCAGTCCGGGCACGGCCCCGGGCCGGAGGCGTGGATCTCCGGGTGCATCGGGCACGTGTAGGTGGTACCGACGGGAGCCGGCGGCGTTTCCGCCGCGGCACGAGGGGTCAGGTAGTGCTCCGGATTCGCACGGAACTTCTCGCGGCATTTCGGGTTGCAGAAACCGTAAGTGACGCCACGGTATTCCCACGCGCCGCCCCGGGGCGCCGCCGGATCGACTTGCATACCACAGACAGGATCGGTCCCGCTGGGCGGATCGCCGGCCGAGGATCGCGCTACGTCCATGCAATCCGGGAAGGTAGCAAAATACGCGGGGAAACGGCAGCACGCCGCAACGGCGCACGGATGTTGCATCCGTCATCGACGATCGGCACCCGCATCGGTAGCGCCGGGGACGCATCGTCGCCGCTTCCAGCCATCGCGGCCGATCGTAGATGCCCGGAATGCGAGTGGCCAACGGAGCCTTGCCGGTGCCGATGCCCGCCTCACCGGGCGCGGACGTCTAGCCGCCGGCGGCGTATGCCTCCGGGCGCTCGGCGAAGCGGGCGGTGCATTCGAGGGAGCAGAAGTAGTAGTCCCGGTCGACGTACCTGAGGTGCCCTGCCGCGTTGCGGCGCTCGACGCGCATCCGGCATACCGGGTCCACCACGTCGCCACCGACACCTCCGGTCCGGATTGCCAGCGCAAAAACCTCGACCGGGTCGAGGGCATTGCGCACCGTCACGGGGCCAAGCGCGGTCACGGCAATACCCCGCGCCGCTGCCACTCCGACAACGGCCGCCGTCGCCAGTGCCTCGTCGGCCCGGGCCTGCGCCGCGATCCGTGCCGTCAGGTTCACCGCCGCGCCGAACACGTCTTCGTCCACCTCGACGGCCGTGCCGTGATGCACGCCCGCGCGCAGACAGGGCGCGTCCCCGGTCGCCATCGCGTCCCACAGCGCCGTCACGAAATCCAAAGCACCCGCCGGATCCGGCGTAACCACCAGCACGGCGTCGCCCATGGTCTTCACCAGACGACCACCCTCCGGAATCACGCTTCGCACGGTCGCCGCAAACGTCCGTGCCAACTCCGCCGCGGCGGCGTCGCCGTGCGCTTCGGTCAAGGCCGTGAAACCCGCCAGATCGACGATGGCAAACGTCCCAACCATACGGACCCGCGCCCCCAACGCCGGTCACGCCGGCCGCCGGGCGTAGAACGCCTTCACGATGTCGAAGTACACATTCTCCTCGCGCTCGAGCTCGAAGCCGGCCCTCAGGACATTGGCTCCCGTATCGCGGTTCATCGCCGGCCCCAGCCGGCGCGATATCACGGTCATCAAATCCTGCATCACCGCCACCGGACCGAAGCGGCTACGCACGTGCTCGAACATCAGCAGGCGGCCCCCGGGTCGCAGGCAGCGAAACAGCTCCCTCAGACCGCGAACGGGATCAGGCACCGAGCAGAACGTGCACGAGGTTGCGATCGAGTCGAAGGTCGCGTCGTCGAACTCCAACGCCTGCACGTCCATCACGCGAAGCTCGATCTCGCCCGGATACGCCGCCGCGCGCGGGCGCGCCGCCGCGATCATGCCGGAGCTGATGTCGATCGCCGTCAGCGATAGGCCGGGTGGGAAGAACGCGAAGTCGTGACCGGTCCCCGCCGCCACCATGAGGCACCGGCCGCGCAGATTCGCGAATACCCGTCGCTTGGAGGCGCCAAAGCGCTGTGCGTCTGCCCACGTCATCCACTCGTAAGTCCGACTGGCGCGGTCCCATTTCTCCTGGCACTGCCTATCCATGCTCGCCTCCATCATCGGTCTCCGGCGCGGAGCGCCCAGTCATAAGCGTGGACGGCGCCCACGACGATGATTCCGAAGACCGCGCCGGCAAGGACACCAACGCCGTCCGCGCTTCCGTGATCCATTGAATCGCGCATGCCGAAGATCATGCCGCCGTACATGCCGATGAGCGATCCCGGCACCATGACCTGAAACATTCCCAGCACCGGGCCGCACACCGGCATGAGTCCGATGTGCACGGCCATGCCGATGCCCATGCCGGCAATCATCGCCAGCGCCATGTCCCAGGCCGGCGTCACCGTTGCCCCTACTGCACTCGCGGTAACCGCCCCCGTTACCGCTCCGGCCGCGTGATCGCCGAGCGCAAACATCAACCAACGCAAACGTGTGTCGTACATCTTGCTTCTCCTCTAACGATCGCCGGACCCGACAGTCTCCCCCACCATCCGGCGGGGCGACACCATGCCGGTGCCACCCCGCCGGGCACCGCCTAGTTCGGAGACTTCGCCAGGGCCGCCTGCTCTTCCGCCATCGCCGCATAGTCCTTCTGCTGCCGCTTGAACGAGTCAATGAGACCGCGGCAATGCGTCACCCACGACGCGGCCGGCTTTCCGCCGCCCTTCTGGAACGACACCAGCATCTCCTCGTGGGTCTTCACCTTCGCTGCGGCCGCTGCGGCCTGACCGGTGTAATAGTCCGCGATGGCCTGGTGGTCCGCCGCGGTTTTCGCGGCCGCGACCTTGGCGGCGACGTTACCTTCGTCGATCGCCTGAGCCCCGGCGATGATGGGCATGCCGAGACTTAGCGCAAGAGTCAGCGCAACTGCCGTCAACTTCGGATGTTTCATATCGATCCTCCTGTTCCGTCAGGCCAGATTACCCACCCATCTGACGCGGCCCCTCGATACGGCCCTTGAAATGACAGGGCCTACTCGGGGCGAACGGAAACGTTTCCACCCGGCAGACCCTCTCCGTTCGTGCCGAGTAGCGCCGTCTCGACCACCCGAGCGCCCAGAGTAGCCGATGTATTCTCAATCGGCGTAGCGAAGGGCTCAGGCGCGTATCGAGGCACGCCGAACCTCACTGTCGATCCGCGTCAGGAAGCACCAAGTGCTCATCTGTGCCCGCCTTCCCTTCTCGTTGGACCAATAACCCCGCTAGACCGCATACCCGCACCCGAGGCGGGGGCGGCGCTCGGCTCCGTCTGCGGCGGTTCATGACGCCCACTCCCGCCTCAGCTCCCAGCGCTTCGCCAGTGTGAAGACAACAGGATACACCAACAGTTCCATGAGAAAACTTACGGCGATGCCGCCGATCAGCGGGGCAACCAGCCGCCGGGTTACGTCCGCACCAGTCCCCGTCGCCCAGAGCAGCGGCAGCAGCCCGATCATGTCGGTGGCCACCGTCATCGTCTTGGGCCGGATTCGTTTCACCGCCCCCTCGTAGACGGCGGCGAACAGGTCGTCCCGGTTCCGCATGCGTCCCTCCGCCTTCGCCTGATCGAACGCTCCGTAGAGATAGAGCAGCATGATCTGGCCGGTCTCGGCGTCGACACCTAACAACGCAATGATGCCGACCCACACCGCCAGACTCATGTTGTAATCCAGCGCCCACAGGAACCAGAACGCACCGATCAGGCTGAACGGCACGGCGAGCAACACCACCCCAACGCGGAGCCAGCTCCGATTGGCGAGGTACAGCAGGAACACGATCAGCAGCAACGTGATCGGGATAACCAGCCGCAGGCGCTGGTTCGCCTGCTCGAGATACTCGAAACGCCCGGACCACACCCGCGTGTAGCCCGGCGGCATGGGCACGGCTTCCGCCGCCACCCGCTTTGCCTCTTCGACGTATCCGCCGAGATCGCGCCCGGCGATATCGACGAACACCCACGCCGTCCGTTGCGCGTTCTCGCTGCGGATCATCGGCGGTCCCGGGTTGATGCTGATGTCCGCCACCTCGCCGAGCGGCACCTGGGCGCCCGTCGGCGCGGCGACCAGCACGCCCCGCAGCGCCGGAACATCGTCGCGCAGCTCCCGCGCGTACCGCACGTTGAGTGGATAGCGCTCGAGGCCCTCGACCGTCGTGGTCACGGTCATACCACCGACCGCCGTCTGGATGACGTCCTGCACGTCGCCAGTGGTCAGGCCGTAACGCGCCGCCCGGCCACGGTCGATGTCGATGTCGAGGTAGTAGCCGCCGAGCGTGCGTTCCGGGTAAGCGCTCAGCGTTCCCGGCACGGTCTGCATCGCCGTCGCCGTGCGTTCGGCGAGCTCGCCGAGAACCTGCAGGTCGGGGCCGAGAATCTTTATTCCCACCGGCGTCTTGATGCCGGTGGCGAGCATGTTGATGCGGTTCTCGATCGGGTATGGCCAGGCGTTCGCCAGGCCGGGGAAGCTAACGACCTCGTTCAGTCCCGGATGCCGCGTGCCGTCCGCGTCGGTCCAGCCGAACTTCAGCTCGTCCATGTCGATGCGGCGCCGCTCCGGCCAGAATGTCGCCGTAAACGGCCACTTCAGCGACGCCGGCCAGCCGGAGAAGAAGTACCCGACGGACCGGCTCCGCCAGCGTTCCGGCTCGGTGTGCAATTGGATGACGGTCTCGATCATCGACAAAGGCGCCGGATCCGTGGCGGTGTCGGCGCGGCCGATCTTCCCGTGCACCGTCGCCACCTCCGGAAAGGTCTTGATGAGCTTGTCGGTCTGCTGCAACAACGCCCGACTCGTGCCGATGGCGATGCTCGGGTCGGTGGTCGGCATGTACAGCAGATCGCCCTCGTCGAGCGCCGGCATGAACTCCTCGCCGATGTGGCGTAACGGATAGAGCGTCGACGCCCCGAGCAGCAGCGTCACGCTCAGCGTCACGTATGGGTGCCGCATCACCCAGCGGAAGGCCGGTGCGTATATGGCGACCGAGGCACGGTTGATGGGGTTGCGGTCTTCCACCGGGATGCGGCCGCGAATCAGGTAGACCATCAGCACCGGCACTACGGTTACGCCCAGAATCGCCCCGGCGGCGATGGCAAACGTCTTCGTGTACGCCAGCGGCTTGAACAGTCGGCCCGACTGCTCGCCGAGGACGAAGATCGGCAGGAACGACACGGTGATGATGAGCAAAGAGAAGAACAGGCTCGGGCCGACTTCCTGCGCCGCTTCGAGTACCACCCGCACGTGGCCCCTCGGCGGTTCCCCCCGCGCCACTTGCTCCCGCTCCCACTCGAGGTGCTTGTGGGCGTTCTCGATCATGACGACGCCCGAGTCCACCATCACGCCGATCGCCAGTGCCAGGCCGCCGAGGCTCATGATGTTCGCGTTGATGCCGAGTAGCTGCATGACGAGGATCGACACCAGCAAGCCGACCGGCAACACCAGCAGCGCCACCAGGGCACTGCGCACATGGGCAAGGAAGATCAGACAGATTACGGCAACCACGGCGAGCTCCTCGAGAACGGCGCGGCGCAGGGTTTCGACGGCCCGCTGAATGAGGGCCGACCGGTCGTACGTGGTGACGGCGAACACGCCCGGCGGCAGGCCTTCCTCGAGCTCCTCGAGTTTGGCGCGCGCTTCGCGAATCACCCGATAGGCGTTTTCACCGAAGCGCGAAATGACCACCCCACCGACGGCTTCGCCAATACCGTCGAATTCGCCGACACCGCGGCGGCTCTCGCCACCGACCGCCAGCGTCGCCACGTCGCCGAGCAGGATCGGCGTGCCCTTATCGCCCACTCCCACGGGAACCCGCGCCAGGTCGTCGAGGCCGCGCAGGTAAGCACGACTGCGCACCATGTATTCGTTTTCCGCCTGCTCGATGACGGAGCCGCCGACGTCGTTGTTCGAGCGCTGCACCGCGTCGACCACGGTGCGCAGCGGCAGCCGATACGCCTGCAACACCACCGGATCGAGCACGACCTGGTACTGGCGCACGAACCCGCCAATCGCTGCCACCTCGGCCACGCCGGGCACCGCCGTGAGCGGATAGCGAAGATACCAGTCCTGCAGGCTGCGAAGCTGACTGAGGTCCTGGTTGGACGAAACCAGCGGCGTTCCCGTCAGCGGGCACGCGCCGGAACGTTCGAAACCCCGCACGCGGCGCAACGACGCACGTTGCGGCGCCGGCGCATCGTCGCGCGTCGCGTACCAGCGGTCGGCCTCCGGATCGTGAAATATCCCGCCGGGGTGCTCGGCGCAGTAGAACCCCGGATACAGCACGTACTGGTAAACCCAGCCCACCCCCGTCGCGTCTGGCCCGAGCTTCGGCTCGACCCCCCGCGGCAAGCGGTCACGCGCGAAGTTGAGGTATTCGAGGACGCGGCTGCGCGCCCAGTAGATGTCGGTGCCGTCCTCGAAGAGCACGTAGACGAACGACAGCTCGAACATGCTGTAGCCGCGGACGTAGGTCGCCCCGGGGACGGCCAGCAGCGCACTCGCGAGAGGGTAGGTGACCTGGTCGTCCACAACCTGCGGGTTCTGCCCCGGGTACTCGGTCACGACGATGACCTGCACGTCGGAGAGATCGGGGATGGCGTCGAGGCGAATGTTGTACGTCGCCCAGACCCCGACGGCCGCCAGCATCCCGGTGAGCAACAGGACGAGTACGCGGTTGTTCACCGCGTACTCAATGAGCCTGGCGATCATGATTCTCTCCCGCCGCGGCCGCACCGGCAGCGGGCACGGT
This window contains:
- a CDS encoding YHS domain-containing protein is translated as MVGTFAIVDLAGFTALTEAHGDAAAAELARTFAATVRSVIPEGGRLVKTMGDAVLVVTPDPAGALDFVTALWDAMATGDAPCLRAGVHHGTAVEVDEDVFGAAVNLTARIAAQARADEALATAAVVGVAAARGIAVTALGPVTVRNALDPVEVFALAIRTGGVGGDVVDPVCRMRVERRNAAGHLRYVDRDYYFCSLECTARFAERPEAYAAGG
- a CDS encoding class I SAM-dependent methyltransferase, with protein sequence MDRQCQEKWDRASRTYEWMTWADAQRFGASKRRVFANLRGRCLMVAAGTGHDFAFFPPGLSLTAIDISSGMIAAARPRAAAYPGEIELRVMDVQALEFDDATFDSIATSCTFCSVPDPVRGLRELFRCLRPGGRLLMFEHVRSRFGPVAVMQDLMTVISRRLGPAMNRDTGANVLRAGFELEREENVYFDIVKAFYARRPA
- a CDS encoding CusA/CzcA family heavy metal efflux RND transporter, translating into MIARLIEYAVNNRVLVLLLTGMLAAVGVWATYNIRLDAIPDLSDVQVIVVTEYPGQNPQVVDDQVTYPLASALLAVPGATYVRGYSMFELSFVYVLFEDGTDIYWARSRVLEYLNFARDRLPRGVEPKLGPDATGVGWVYQYVLYPGFYCAEHPGGIFHDPEADRWYATRDDAPAPQRASLRRVRGFERSGACPLTGTPLVSSNQDLSQLRSLQDWYLRYPLTAVPGVAEVAAIGGFVRQYQVVLDPVVLQAYRLPLRTVVDAVQRSNNDVGGSVIEQAENEYMVRSRAYLRGLDDLARVPVGVGDKGTPILLGDVATLAVGGESRRGVGEFDGIGEAVGGVVISRFGENAYRVIREARAKLEELEEGLPPGVFAVTTYDRSALIQRAVETLRRAVLEELAVVAVICLIFLAHVRSALVALLVLPVGLLVSILVMQLLGINANIMSLGGLALAIGVMVDSGVVMIENAHKHLEWEREQVARGEPPRGHVRVVLEAAQEVGPSLFFSLLIITVSFLPIFVLGEQSGRLFKPLAYTKTFAIAAGAILGVTVVPVLMVYLIRGRIPVEDRNPINRASVAIYAPAFRWVMRHPYVTLSVTLLLGASTLYPLRHIGEEFMPALDEGDLLYMPTTDPSIAIGTSRALLQQTDKLIKTFPEVATVHGKIGRADTATDPAPLSMIETVIQLHTEPERWRSRSVGYFFSGWPASLKWPFTATFWPERRRIDMDELKFGWTDADGTRHPGLNEVVSFPGLANAWPYPIENRINMLATGIKTPVGIKILGPDLQVLGELAERTATAMQTVPGTLSAYPERTLGGYYLDIDIDRGRAARYGLTTGDVQDVIQTAVGGMTVTTTVEGLERYPLNVRYARELRDDVPALRGVLVAAPTGAQVPLGEVADISINPGPPMIRSENAQRTAWVFVDIAGRDLGGYVEEAKRVAAEAVPMPPGYTRVWSGRFEYLEQANQRLRLVIPITLLLIVFLLYLANRSWLRVGVVLLAVPFSLIGAFWFLWALDYNMSLAVWVGIIALLGVDAETGQIMLLYLYGAFDQAKAEGRMRNRDDLFAAVYEGAVKRIRPKTMTVATDMIGLLPLLWATGTGADVTRRLVAPLIGGIAVSFLMELLVYPVVFTLAKRWELRREWAS